Proteins from a genomic interval of Kaistia defluvii:
- the purD gene encoding phosphoribosylamine--glycine ligase produces the protein MNILLIGSGGREHALAWALRKSPRLGQLFAAPGNPGIGALAELVRLDPFDHHAVIDFCRHNMIDFVIVGPEAPLVAGLADALDGANIRVFGPGQEAARLEGSKGYTKDLCAEADIPTAAYQRFTEAAPARDYATRMGAPIVVKADGIAAGKGVVVAETLEEAHAAIDACFDGAFGSAGAEVVVEECLVGEEASFFAICDGVNAVPLATAQDHKRVGDGDTGPNTGGMGAYSPAPVMTDAMIERTMAEIIRPTMAAMAARGAPFKGVLFAGLMITAKGPELIEYNVRFGDPECQVLMMRLESDLLELLLAAAEGRLDGVTTQWRDEAALTVVMAAKGYPGDYAKGTPIAGIEAADALPGTKVFQAGTALVDGKLVANGGRVLNVTALGASVAEAQKRAYQAVDTIDWPDGFSRRDIGWRAV, from the coding sequence ATCAACATTCTCCTGATCGGATCGGGCGGCCGCGAGCATGCGCTGGCCTGGGCGCTCCGGAAATCGCCTCGTCTCGGCCAGCTTTTCGCCGCCCCCGGCAATCCCGGCATCGGCGCGCTCGCCGAACTGGTGCGGCTCGATCCGTTCGACCATCACGCGGTCATCGACTTCTGCCGCCACAACATGATCGATTTCGTCATCGTCGGCCCGGAAGCGCCGCTTGTCGCCGGCCTCGCCGATGCGCTCGACGGCGCGAACATCCGGGTGTTCGGCCCCGGCCAGGAGGCAGCCCGTCTCGAAGGCTCGAAGGGATACACCAAGGATCTCTGCGCCGAAGCGGACATCCCGACCGCCGCCTACCAGCGCTTCACCGAGGCCGCGCCGGCGCGCGACTATGCGACCAGGATGGGCGCGCCGATCGTCGTCAAGGCGGACGGCATCGCCGCCGGCAAGGGCGTCGTCGTGGCGGAGACGCTGGAGGAGGCGCATGCCGCGATCGACGCCTGCTTCGACGGCGCCTTCGGTTCGGCTGGCGCGGAAGTCGTGGTCGAGGAATGCCTGGTCGGCGAGGAAGCCAGCTTCTTCGCCATCTGCGATGGCGTCAACGCCGTGCCGCTCGCCACCGCCCAGGACCACAAGCGCGTCGGCGACGGCGACACGGGCCCGAACACCGGCGGCATGGGCGCCTATTCGCCCGCGCCGGTGATGACGGACGCGATGATCGAGCGCACCATGGCCGAGATCATCCGCCCGACCATGGCCGCGATGGCGGCCCGCGGTGCACCGTTCAAGGGCGTGCTGTTCGCCGGCCTGATGATCACCGCCAAGGGGCCGGAACTGATCGAATACAATGTCCGCTTCGGCGATCCGGAATGCCAGGTGCTGATGATGCGGCTGGAGAGCGACCTGCTGGAGCTGCTGCTCGCCGCCGCCGAGGGCCGGCTCGACGGCGTCACGACGCAGTGGCGGGACGAGGCGGCGCTCACCGTCGTTATGGCCGCCAAGGGCTATCCGGGCGACTATGCCAAGGGCACGCCGATCGCCGGCATCGAGGCCGCCGATGCCCTGCCCGGCACCAAGGTGTTCCAGGCCGGCACCGCGCTGGTCGACGGCAAATTGGTCGCCAATGGCGGCCGCGTCCTCAACGTCACGGCGCTCGGCGCG
- the ubiA gene encoding 4-hydroxybenzoate octaprenyltransferase, which produces MSLSPGTVADAARGNWVDRHAPAWLRPYARLARWDRPIGWWLLLLPCWWSSALASNVAGATWPNLAHLVLFWIGAVAMRGAGCTYNDIVDRELDAGVARTRSRPIPSGQVSVRDAKIFLVLQALAGLAVLLSFNWFSVVLALCSLLVVAAYPFMKRITDWPQLVLGLAFSWGALMGWSAWFGSLALAPVLLYAGGVLWTIGYDTIYALQDIEDDKIMGVRSTARLFGDGAPQIVGLLYAGAVLLWAGAFWSAGIGWVAWAGLALAAAHLGWQVVRVRLDNEALALRLFKSNREAGLILFAGLVINGLV; this is translated from the coding sequence ATGAGCCTCAGTCCTGGAACCGTCGCCGACGCCGCCCGGGGCAATTGGGTCGATCGCCATGCGCCGGCCTGGCTGCGCCCCTATGCGCGGCTGGCGCGCTGGGACCGGCCGATCGGCTGGTGGCTGCTGCTTCTGCCCTGCTGGTGGTCGTCGGCGCTCGCCAGCAACGTCGCGGGCGCGACCTGGCCCAATCTGGCGCATCTGGTCCTCTTCTGGATCGGCGCGGTGGCGATGCGCGGCGCCGGCTGCACCTATAACGACATCGTCGACCGCGAGCTGGATGCCGGCGTCGCCCGCACGCGGTCGCGGCCGATCCCGAGCGGCCAGGTCAGCGTTCGCGACGCCAAAATCTTCCTCGTGCTCCAGGCGCTGGCCGGGCTGGCGGTGCTCCTGTCGTTCAACTGGTTTTCGGTCGTCCTGGCGCTCTGTTCGCTGCTGGTCGTCGCTGCTTATCCGTTTATGAAGCGGATCACCGACTGGCCGCAGCTCGTGCTTGGCCTTGCCTTTTCCTGGGGCGCGCTCATGGGCTGGTCAGCCTGGTTCGGCAGCCTGGCGCTGGCGCCGGTGCTGCTCTATGCCGGCGGCGTGCTGTGGACGATCGGCTATGACACGATCTACGCGCTGCAGGACATCGAGGACGATAAGATCATGGGCGTGCGCTCGACCGCGCGCCTGTTCGGCGACGGCGCGCCGCAGATCGTTGGCCTGCTCTATGCCGGCGCCGTGCTGCTCTGGGCGGGGGCCTTCTGGTCCGCCGGCATCGGCTGGGTCGCCTGGGCCGGGCTGGCGCTCGCCGCCGCCCATCTCGGCTGGCAGGTCGTCCGCGTGCGGCTCGACAACGAGGCGCTGGCGCTGCGCCTGTTCAAGTCCAACCGCGAGGCGGGATTGATCCTGTTCGCCGGTCTGGTGATCAACGGCCTGGTCTGA
- a CDS encoding class I SAM-dependent methyltransferase encodes MSAMPDASIADVNPAGIVDAILGFHKTAALKAAISLEVFTAIAAGDDTSERIAAKSGASERGVRILCDFLTAHGFMTKAGAHYRLTPSSQVFLDRRSPAYMGSVVDFLSAPEQLDLFLEDPVTYVRHGGSMGLANMAPDHPIWLKFAEAMIPFVVASAGGVAAEVASWPDRPRKVLDIAAGHGMFGIEVAKALPDAEITAVDWAAVLELARRNAERAGVASRYRTVAGSAFDVDWGSGYDLVMLPNFLHHFDIATCARLMQKVRASLAPGGRVLAVEFVPNEDRVSPPFPAAFALVMLATTPQGDAYTASGLSEIARAAGFSGVSVRPLAHSPASLVLFEP; translated from the coding sequence ATGTCCGCAATGCCCGATGCATCCATTGCCGATGTAAACCCCGCTGGCATCGTTGATGCCATTCTCGGCTTCCACAAGACCGCGGCGCTGAAGGCGGCGATCTCGCTGGAAGTGTTCACGGCGATCGCGGCGGGTGACGATACCAGCGAGCGGATTGCCGCGAAGTCCGGGGCTTCGGAACGCGGCGTCCGCATCCTTTGCGATTTCCTGACCGCGCATGGCTTCATGACCAAGGCGGGCGCGCACTACCGGCTGACGCCATCCAGCCAGGTTTTCCTCGACCGCAGGTCGCCCGCCTATATGGGCAGCGTCGTCGATTTCCTGAGCGCGCCGGAACAGCTCGATCTCTTCCTGGAAGATCCGGTGACCTATGTGCGCCATGGCGGCTCGATGGGTCTCGCCAACATGGCGCCGGATCATCCGATCTGGCTGAAATTTGCCGAGGCGATGATTCCTTTCGTCGTCGCCAGCGCCGGGGGCGTTGCCGCTGAAGTGGCAAGCTGGCCGGATCGGCCGCGCAAAGTCCTCGATATCGCCGCCGGCCACGGCATGTTCGGTATCGAGGTCGCCAAGGCGCTGCCGGATGCGGAGATCACCGCCGTCGACTGGGCCGCCGTGCTCGAACTCGCCCGGCGCAATGCCGAACGGGCTGGCGTGGCGTCGCGCTACCGGACGGTCGCGGGCAGCGCCTTCGATGTCGATTGGGGCAGCGGCTACGATCTCGTGATGCTGCCGAACTTCCTGCACCACTTCGACATCGCGACCTGCGCCAGGCTGATGCAGAAGGTGCGGGCCAGCCTCGCGCCGGGCGGCCGGGTGCTGGCTGTTGAGTTCGTGCCGAACGAGGATCGGGTCTCGCCGCCATTCCCGGCGGCATTTGCGCTGGTAATGCTGGCGACGACGCCGCAGGGCGATGCCTATACGGCGAGCGGGCTGAGCGAAATCGCGCGGGCCGCCGGCTTCAGCGGCGTCTCCGTGCGCCCGCTGGCGCATTCGCCCGCGAGCCTTGTGCTGTTCGAACCGTAA
- a CDS encoding DUF6101 family protein, translating into MANATVQAAHGVRGNDLRLDPFALPVRYSATLAGPASATTPAVYIDRELAIVKRRLGGIPTTLSTPVSAFRGVAVRMTGDAETGAIRTTVELMHRDPAMSLPLVVVEDLGDGEDVAADWQAWGRALGLPLLIVDADGTVRAPLDQMGPLVVGAAKSRRAPSSLTGRRPRFLKRRKTGFYKEVETLYGREIIARD; encoded by the coding sequence ATGGCAAACGCAACGGTTCAGGCGGCACATGGCGTTCGTGGCAACGACCTGCGACTCGACCCCTTCGCGCTGCCGGTCCGCTACTCCGCCACACTCGCCGGTCCGGCTTCCGCCACGACGCCGGCCGTCTACATCGACCGTGAGCTGGCCATCGTCAAGCGCCGCCTCGGCGGCATCCCGACCACCCTCTCCACCCCGGTCAGCGCCTTTCGCGGCGTCGCCGTGCGGATGACCGGCGATGCCGAGACCGGCGCGATCCGCACCACCGTCGAACTGATGCACCGCGATCCCGCCATGTCGCTGCCGCTGGTCGTCGTCGAAGACCTCGGCGATGGCGAGGATGTCGCCGCCGACTGGCAGGCCTGGGGCCGCGCGCTCGGTCTGCCGCTGCTGATCGTTGACGCCGACGGCACCGTCCGCGCTCCGCTCGACCAGATGGGTCCGCTCGTCGTTGGTGCCGCCAAGTCCCGCCGCGCCCCCTCCTCCCTGACCGGCCGCCGCCCGCGCTTCCTGAAGCGCCGCAAGACCGGCTTCTACAAGGAAGTCGAGACGCTCTACGGCCGCGAGATCATCGCCCGCGACTGA
- a CDS encoding succinate dehydrogenase assembly factor 2 produces MSGTTLSSDGLDVRRRRTHFRCWHRGMREMDLILGRFADAHIATLDDGELDLLESLMEEQDRDLLIWLTGEAPTPDDVNTAFFQKLAAFTGATPR; encoded by the coding sequence ATGAGCGGCACGACATTGTCGAGCGACGGGCTGGACGTTCGCCGCCGGCGTACCCATTTTCGCTGCTGGCATCGTGGCATGCGCGAGATGGATCTGATCCTCGGCCGCTTCGCCGATGCCCATATCGCAACGCTTGATGATGGCGAACTCGACCTCCTGGAAAGTCTGATGGAGGAACAGGATCGCGATCTGCTGATCTGGCTGACGGGAGAGGCCCCGACGCCGGACGACGTCAATACCGCATTCTTCCAGAAGCTCGCCGCCTTTACCGGCGCCACTCCCCGTTAG
- the mfd gene encoding transcription-repair coupling factor, with protein MVTFPYILGRPSTVLSGVPDGFDGKVVADIAALAAREGLPFVLVVARDGNRMADLEQAMRFFSPGTEVVALPAWDCMPYDRVSPNTAVVARRMAALSYLANYQPVKGRALVVLTTVNAAVQRLPKRDQVARQSLSIASGNQMSMDRLVGWLEDNGFLRTSTVREAGEYAVRGGIIDLFAAGQGEPVRVDFFGDTVDSIRSFDVESQRTVAQKKRLDLVPMSELVLSPEAIARFRARYVAMFGATDREDLLYQSVSDGRRYTGVEHWLPLFVDGLDTIFDYLPDAPLVLDHLVEEAIAERFDDIKDHYDARKSGMGQAQGGVPYRPVPPDQLYLTREEWQGREKTAPLLRMTPFAEPDDTMVADLGGRHGRTFAAERTAGDVNVFDAVIAHIGGLREKKRVIIASWSDGARDRLAQVLDDHGLKRVERIDDWASAEKLGKGVVGLGVLGLEAGFETPDMVIIGEQDILGDRLVRPRKRSKRASDFLSEVTGLSEGDIVVHVDHGIGRFTGLKTITAAGAPHDCLEIVYQGGDRLYLPVENIELLSRYGSEDTEATLDKLGGVAWQARKAKLKQRIRDMAGQLIKVAAQRAMRHAEPLAPADGLYDEFAARFPYEETEDQLAAIEAVIADLGAGTPMDRLICGDVGFGKTEVALRAAFVAVMSGKQVAVVVPTTLLSRQHFRTFQARFAGFPIRVEQASRLVSAKDLAETKKGIKEGQVDIVVGTHALLGKGIEFRDLGLLIIDEEQHLGVKHKERLKEIRADVHVLTLSATPIPRTLQLALTGVRELSLITTPPVDRMAVRTFISPFDALVVREALLRERYRGGQSFYVCPRLSDLADRKEFLEKFVPEVKVAIAHGQMPPTELEDIMTAFYEGAYDVLLSTTIVESGLDIPTANTLIVHRADMFGLAQLYQLRGRVGRSKTRAYALFTVPAEKRLTAMADRRLKVLQSLDTLGAGFQLASHDLDIRGAGNLLGEEQSGHIKEVGFELYQQMLEEAVAALRDGGTEEAESDGRWSPQITVGTPVMLPETYVPDLQLRLSLYRRLGDLEEAEQIDSFGAELIDRFGPLPDEVEHLLKIVYIKALCRKANVEKVDAGPKGIVIAFRNSTFANPAGLIRYIGEQGSLAKVRPDQKIVLIRDWEKPEQRLKGTAVILTQLARMAEEGRKKAA; from the coding sequence ATGGTCACATTCCCGTACATTCTCGGCCGTCCGTCGACGGTGCTTTCGGGCGTTCCCGACGGCTTTGACGGCAAGGTCGTCGCCGATATCGCAGCGCTCGCCGCGCGCGAAGGTCTTCCCTTCGTGCTGGTCGTGGCGCGCGACGGCAACCGCATGGCCGATCTAGAACAGGCGATGCGCTTCTTCTCGCCCGGGACCGAAGTGGTGGCCCTGCCGGCCTGGGACTGCATGCCCTATGACCGCGTGTCGCCGAATACGGCGGTCGTGGCCAGGCGGATGGCGGCGCTTTCCTATCTCGCCAATTACCAGCCGGTGAAGGGGCGCGCGCTGGTCGTGCTCACCACCGTCAATGCCGCCGTGCAGCGCCTGCCGAAGCGCGACCAGGTCGCGCGCCAGAGCCTGTCGATCGCCAGCGGCAACCAGATGTCGATGGACCGGCTTGTCGGCTGGCTGGAGGATAACGGCTTCCTGCGCACCTCGACCGTTCGCGAGGCCGGCGAATATGCCGTGCGCGGCGGCATCATCGACCTGTTCGCCGCCGGCCAGGGCGAGCCGGTCCGCGTCGATTTCTTCGGCGATACCGTCGATTCGATCCGCTCCTTCGATGTCGAGAGCCAGCGCACCGTGGCGCAGAAGAAGCGCCTCGATCTCGTGCCGATGAGCGAACTGGTGCTCTCGCCCGAAGCGATCGCCCGCTTCCGCGCGCGCTATGTGGCGATGTTCGGCGCGACCGACCGCGAAGACCTGCTCTACCAGTCCGTCAGCGACGGCCGCCGCTACACCGGCGTTGAGCATTGGCTGCCGCTGTTCGTCGACGGTCTCGATACGATCTTCGACTACCTGCCCGACGCGCCGCTTGTGCTCGACCATCTGGTCGAGGAAGCGATCGCCGAGCGTTTCGACGACATCAAGGACCATTACGACGCGCGCAAGAGCGGCATGGGCCAGGCGCAGGGCGGCGTGCCCTACCGGCCGGTGCCGCCGGACCAGCTCTATCTGACCCGCGAGGAATGGCAGGGCCGTGAGAAGACGGCGCCGCTGCTGCGCATGACGCCGTTCGCCGAGCCGGACGACACCATGGTCGCCGATCTCGGCGGCCGGCATGGCCGGACCTTCGCAGCGGAGCGCACCGCCGGCGACGTCAATGTCTTCGACGCGGTCATCGCCCATATCGGCGGGCTGCGCGAGAAGAAGCGCGTCATCATCGCTTCCTGGAGTGATGGCGCACGCGACCGCCTGGCGCAGGTGCTGGACGATCACGGCCTGAAGCGGGTGGAGCGGATCGACGACTGGGCCTCGGCCGAAAAGCTCGGCAAGGGAGTGGTCGGCCTCGGCGTGCTGGGCCTCGAAGCCGGCTTCGAGACGCCGGACATGGTCATCATCGGCGAGCAGGACATTCTGGGCGACCGCCTGGTGCGCCCGCGCAAGCGCTCGAAGCGCGCCTCCGACTTCCTCAGCGAAGTGACCGGCCTTTCGGAAGGCGACATCGTCGTCCATGTCGACCACGGCATCGGCCGCTTCACCGGGCTGAAGACGATCACGGCCGCCGGCGCGCCGCATGATTGCCTCGAGATCGTCTATCAGGGCGGCGACCGGCTCTATCTGCCGGTCGAGAACATCGAGCTGCTGTCGCGCTATGGCTCGGAAGATACCGAGGCGACGCTCGACAAGCTCGGCGGCGTCGCCTGGCAGGCGCGCAAGGCCAAGCTGAAGCAGCGCATCCGCGACATGGCGGGCCAGCTGATCAAGGTCGCCGCGCAGCGCGCCATGCGCCACGCCGAACCCCTGGCGCCGGCCGATGGCCTCTATGACGAGTTTGCCGCCCGCTTCCCCTATGAGGAGACGGAAGACCAGCTCGCCGCCATCGAGGCGGTCATTGCCGATCTCGGCGCCGGCACGCCGATGGACCGCCTGATCTGCGGCGATGTCGGCTTCGGCAAGACGGAAGTGGCGCTGCGCGCCGCCTTCGTCGCGGTGATGAGCGGCAAGCAGGTGGCGGTGGTCGTGCCGACGACGCTGCTGTCGCGCCAGCATTTCCGCACCTTCCAGGCCCGCTTCGCCGGTTTCCCGATCCGCGTCGAGCAGGCCTCGCGCCTCGTCTCGGCCAAGGATCTGGCCGAAACCAAGAAGGGCATCAAGGAGGGTCAGGTCGATATCGTCGTCGGCACGCATGCGCTGCTTGGCAAGGGCATCGAGTTCCGCGATCTCGGCCTGCTGATCATCGACGAGGAGCAGCATCTCGGCGTCAAGCACAAGGAACGGCTCAAGGAGATCCGCGCCGACGTGCATGTGCTGACACTCTCCGCCACGCCGATCCCGCGCACGCTGCAGCTGGCGCTGACGGGGGTTCGCGAACTGTCGCTGATCACCACGCCGCCGGTCGACCGTATGGCGGTCCGGACCTTCATTTCGCCGTTCGACGCGCTGGTGGTTCGCGAGGCGCTGCTGCGCGAGCGCTATCGCGGCGGCCAGAGCTTCTATGTCTGTCCGCGCCTTTCCGACCTCGCCGACCGCAAGGAGTTCCTGGAAAAGTTCGTGCCCGAGGTGAAGGTCGCGATCGCGCATGGCCAGATGCCGCCGACCGAGCTCGAGGACATCATGACGGCGTTCTACGAGGGCGCCTATGACGTGCTGCTCTCGACCACGATCGTCGAATCCGGCCTCGATATCCCGACCGCCAACACGCTGATCGTGCACCGCGCCGACATGTTCGGCCTGGCGCAGCTCTACCAGCTGCGCGGCCGCGTCGGCCGCTCGAAGACGCGCGCCTATGCGCTGTTCACCGTGCCGGCCGAGAAGCGCCTGACGGCCATGGCGGATCGCCGCCTCAAGGTGCTGCAGTCGCTCGACACGCTGGGCGCCGGCTTCCAGCTGGCGAGCCACGATCTCGACATTCGCGGCGCCGGCAATCTGCTCGGCGAGGAACAGTCGGGCCACATCAAGGAAGTCGGCTTCGAGCTTTACCAGCAGATGCTGGAGGAGGCCGTGGCGGCGCTGCGCGATGGCGGCACGGAGGAAGCCGAATCCGACGGCCGCTGGTCGCCGCAGATCACGGTCGGCACGCCGGTCATGCTGCCGGAGACCTATGTGCCGGACCTGCAGCTGCGCCTGTCGCTCTATCGCCGTCTCGGCGATCTGGAGGAGGCGGAGCAGATCGACAGCTTCGGCGCGGAGCTGATCGACCGCTTCGGCCCGTTGCCGGACGAGGTCGAGCATCTGCTCAAGATCGTCTACATCAAGGCGCTGTGCCGCAAGGCGAATGTCGAGAAGGTCGATGCCGGCCCGAAGGGCATTGTCATCGCCTTCCGCAACTCGACCTTCGCCAATCCGGCCGGCCTGATCCGCTATATCGGCGAGCAGGGCAGCCTGGCCAAGGTTCGTCCAGACCAGAAGATCGTGCTGATCCGCGACTGGGAAAAGCCGGAGCAACGCCTGAAGGGCACGGCGGTGATCCTGACCCAGCTCGCGCGCATGGCCGAGGAAGGCCGCAAGAAGGCTGCGTAG
- a CDS encoding extracellular solute-binding protein, whose protein sequence is MPIGTLWPKAAILAFAVFATLPYAGTALAEPRHGLAMHGEPKLPADFDHLPYADPAAPKGGRITYAFVGSYDSLNPFIVKGDGTTPRGIWDVSLGNNVFEALMTRNRDEAFTLYGLLAESVEVPDDRSSITFNLNPKARFSDGQPVTPEDVIFTLELLREKGRPNYRSWYSKVKTVEKVGEHGVHMTFADGADRELPLLIGLMPILPKHATDAENFDRSTLKPSIGSGPYVMGEIKPGERFTLKRDPNYWGKDLPIKRGFDNFDEIRIDYYRSRSSMFEAFKKGLYDVNPEADPATWRNGYDFPAVTDGRVVKESFETGVPKGMLGFAMNTRRPIFEDVRVRKALASLLDFEWLDKNLFFGVYQRNASYFEGSELSSIGIPASDKEKALLAKFPDAVEPDVLDGTYRPAKSDGTGGDRKLLRTALDLLKSAGYELKGNTLINTATGQPLTFELLLMDREQERVGLAYARTLARVGIKANVRTVDSAQYQRRVQEFDYDMIMTSWGASLSPGNEQNFRWASSQADLPGSYNFVGAKSPAIDALLKDILSAEKREDFIESVRALDRVLISQHYVVPLYYLPEQWVARWTRVGHPEKQAIAGYTYPTWYQTPAK, encoded by the coding sequence ATGCCGATCGGCACCCTTTGGCCCAAGGCCGCTATCCTCGCCTTCGCTGTATTCGCGACCTTGCCTTACGCGGGAACCGCTTTGGCCGAGCCGCGCCACGGCCTGGCTATGCATGGCGAGCCGAAGCTGCCGGCGGATTTCGATCACCTGCCCTATGCCGATCCCGCCGCGCCGAAGGGCGGCAGAATCACCTACGCCTTTGTCGGCAGCTATGACAGCCTCAACCCTTTCATCGTGAAGGGCGACGGAACGACCCCCCGCGGCATCTGGGACGTTTCGCTCGGCAACAACGTGTTCGAGGCGCTGATGACGCGCAACCGCGACGAGGCCTTCACCCTCTACGGCCTGCTGGCCGAGAGCGTCGAGGTCCCCGATGATCGCAGCTCGATCACCTTCAACCTCAATCCCAAGGCGCGGTTCTCGGACGGCCAACCAGTGACGCCCGAAGACGTCATCTTCACGCTGGAGCTTCTGCGCGAAAAGGGCCGACCGAACTACCGTTCCTGGTATTCCAAGGTGAAGACAGTCGAAAAGGTCGGCGAGCACGGCGTCCATATGACCTTCGCCGACGGCGCGGATCGCGAATTGCCGCTGCTGATCGGCTTGATGCCGATCCTGCCGAAACATGCAACGGACGCGGAAAATTTCGACCGTTCGACACTGAAGCCTTCGATTGGCAGCGGTCCCTACGTGATGGGCGAGATCAAGCCCGGTGAGCGTTTCACGCTGAAGCGCGATCCGAACTATTGGGGCAAGGACCTGCCGATCAAGCGTGGGTTCGACAATTTCGACGAGATCCGCATCGACTATTACCGGAGCCGCAGCTCGATGTTCGAGGCCTTCAAGAAGGGCCTCTACGACGTCAATCCCGAGGCTGATCCGGCCACCTGGCGCAACGGATATGACTTCCCGGCCGTCACCGACGGCCGTGTGGTCAAGGAGAGCTTCGAGACCGGCGTGCCGAAGGGCATGCTCGGCTTCGCCATGAACACCCGCCGGCCGATCTTCGAGGATGTCCGTGTCCGCAAGGCGCTCGCCTCGCTGCTCGATTTCGAATGGCTCGACAAGAACCTGTTCTTCGGCGTCTACCAGCGCAATGCCAGCTATTTCGAAGGTTCCGAGCTATCGTCGATCGGCATCCCGGCTTCCGACAAGGAAAAGGCGCTGCTGGCAAAGTTCCCTGACGCCGTGGAGCCCGATGTGCTCGACGGCACCTACCGCCCGGCGAAGAGCGACGGCACCGGCGGCGACCGCAAGCTGCTGCGAACGGCGCTCGATCTGCTGAAATCGGCCGGCTACGAGCTGAAGGGCAATACCCTGATCAACACGGCGACCGGCCAGCCGCTGACTTTCGAACTACTTCTGATGGATCGGGAGCAAGAACGTGTCGGCCTGGCCTATGCCCGCACGCTGGCCCGCGTCGGCATCAAGGCGAACGTGCGGACCGTCGATTCGGCACAGTACCAGCGGCGCGTGCAGGAGTTCGACTACGACATGATCATGACGTCATGGGGCGCCTCTCTCTCACCTGGCAACGAGCAGAATTTCCGCTGGGCTAGTAGCCAGGCAGACCTGCCCGGCTCATACAATTTCGTCGGCGCCAAGAGCCCGGCGATCGACGCGCTGCTGAAGGACATTCTCTCGGCCGAGAAGCGCGAGGATTTCATCGAGTCGGTCCGTGCCCTCGATCGCGTGCTGATCTCGCAGCACTATGTGGTGCCGCTGTATTACCTGCCGGAGCAATGGGTCGCCCGCTGGACCCGCGTCGGCCACCCGGAAAAGCAGGCGATCGCCGGCTACACCTACCCGACCTGGTACCAGACTCCGGCGAAGTGA
- a CDS encoding invasion associated locus B family protein: MSHRWNSGLVRVPHLAAAALIMALSAPVAFAQDAPADAPAKAPAAKAPAAAANAAPPASPWVKECGQDPQSKKKLCITSQELRAETNQFIASLQIRQLEGEPKMALTAVVLTGQLIQPGLRVQVDQNKPAELKYVVCEPSVCYAQAEIDAAFISSMKKGGKVVAISLNPQGKPMVFPFSLAGFTKVVDGEGLDRAAGKARRDALQDQLQKNAEENRKKLIEQQNKERGSAN, from the coding sequence ATGTCGCATCGTTGGAATTCTGGCCTGGTTCGGGTGCCGCATCTGGCTGCTGCCGCGCTGATCATGGCGCTGTCCGCTCCCGTGGCATTCGCCCAGGACGCACCGGCTGACGCTCCCGCCAAGGCCCCCGCCGCCAAGGCGCCCGCCGCCGCTGCGAACGCAGCGCCGCCGGCTTCGCCCTGGGTCAAGGAATGCGGCCAGGACCCGCAGTCCAAGAAGAAGCTCTGCATCACCTCGCAGGAACTTCGTGCCGAAACGAACCAGTTCATCGCTTCGCTGCAGATCCGCCAGCTCGAAGGCGAGCCGAAGATGGCGCTGACCGCCGTCGTGCTCACCGGCCAGCTGATCCAGCCGGGCCTGCGCGTCCAGGTTGACCAGAACAAGCCGGCCGAGCTGAAGTACGTCGTCTGCGAGCCGAGCGTCTGCTACGCCCAGGCTGAGATCGACGCAGCCTTCATCTCGTCGATGAAGAAGGGTGGCAAGGTCGTCGCGATCTCGCTCAACCCGCAGGGCAAGCCGATGGTGTTCCCGTTCTCGCTCGCCGGCTTCACCAAGGTGGTGGATGGCGAGGGTCTTGACCGCGCTGCCGGCAAGGCGCGCCGCGACGCGCTGCAGGACCAGCTGCAGAAGAACGCCGAAGAGAACCGCAAGAAGCTCATCGAGCAGCAGAACAAGGAACGCGGCTCCGCCAACTGA
- a CDS encoding formate dehydrogenase subunit gamma, producing MNSPEPWSAARAAEIIAAQLDCEGPALPILHAIQATFGFVPEAVEPMIADALNLSRAEVHGVVTFYHDFRRKPAGRHVLKLCRAEACQSMGADALATRAEQALGIRFGETTADGRVTLEPIYCLGLCATAPSAMLDGRVIGRLDARRLDRLVSEAQA from the coding sequence GTGAATTCCCCCGAGCCATGGAGCGCAGCGCGCGCCGCCGAGATCATCGCAGCCCAATTGGATTGCGAGGGGCCGGCCCTTCCGATCCTCCACGCCATCCAGGCGACGTTCGGCTTCGTGCCGGAAGCCGTCGAGCCGATGATCGCCGACGCGCTGAACCTCTCGCGCGCCGAGGTGCATGGCGTCGTCACCTTCTATCACGACTTCCGCCGCAAGCCGGCCGGACGCCACGTGCTGAAGCTGTGCCGGGCCGAAGCTTGCCAGTCGATGGGCGCCGATGCGCTCGCCACCCGCGCGGAACAGGCGCTGGGCATCCGGTTCGGCGAGACGACGGCGGATGGCCGCGTCACGCTGGAGCCGATTTATTGCCTCGGGCTTTGCGCCACGGCGCCGTCCGCCATGCTGGATGGCCGCGTGATCGGCAGGCTCGACGCGCGCCGGCTGGATCGGCTTGTCTCGGAGGCGCAGGCGTGA